One genomic window of Cololabis saira isolate AMF1-May2022 chromosome 3, fColSai1.1, whole genome shotgun sequence includes the following:
- the cpvl gene encoding probable serine carboxypeptidase CPVL, which translates to MRLSMETLGLMLLWACLDSVTSRSCSSFFCRKSHRVSSLAGVDPGSPLFLTPYVEKGAIEEARKLSLVGDLPGANVKSYAGYLTVNKKYNSNLFFWFFPALLANADTAPVLLWLQGGPGGTSMFGLFVEHGPYVVYQNLTVGLRDYAWTTRYSVLYIDNPVGTGFSFTEDERGFAQSQDDVGRDLYSALTQFFQLFPEYQSNEFYATGESYAGKYVPAVSYYIHKNNPTAKVKINFKGMAIGDGLCDPELMLGGYGEFLYQTGMIDEFQKQYVEKQTDLGVELIQKQQWVEAFEVFDSLLNGDVNPYPSFFQNATGCTNYYNYMTCQEPEDQEYFSRFVTLPGVRRAIHVGNLTFHDGSEVEKHLVQDVMKSIKPWLGVLMENYRVLIYSGQLDVIVAAPLTERFLPTVNWTGAAEYKTATRFHWKVQPTDTEVAGYVRQVGEFYQVIIRGGGHILPYDQPARSFDMIDRFLSTKGWI; encoded by the exons ATGAG GCTGTCGATGGAAACGTTGGGTCTCATGTTACTGTGGGCCTGCCTGGACTCTGTGACCTCGCGGAGCTGCTCGTCCTTCTTCTGCAGGAAATCTCACCGCGTCAGCAGCCTGGCCGGGGTCGACCCTGGCTCTCCTCTCTTTCTAACGCCTTACGTGGAGAAGGGCGCTATAGAGGAAG CCAGGAAACTGAGTCTGGTGGGAGATCTACCTGGAGCAAACGTCAAGAGTTATGCTGGATACCTCACAGTCAACAAAAAGTACAACAGCAATCTCTTCTTCTGGTTCTTCCCTGCACTCCTG GCAAACGCAGACACAGCTCCAGTCCTGCTCTGGCTGCAAGGAGGACCTGGTGGCACCTCAATGTTTGGTCTTTTTGTGGAACACGGACCTTATGTGGTGTACCAGAACTTAACCG TCGGTTTAAGAGATTACGCTTGGACAACCAGATACTCTGTTTTGTACATTGACAATCCG GTTGGAACGGGTTTCAGCTTCACCGAGGATGAAAGAGGTTTTGCTCAGAGCCAGGATGATGTTGGCAGAGATCTGTACAG CGCTTTAACGCAGTTCTTCCAGCTCTTTCCTGAGTATCAGTCCAATGAGTTTTATGCCACAGGAGAG TCGTACGCAGGGAAGTATGTTCCCGCCGTTTCCTACTACATCCACAAAAACAACCCCACTGCCAAAGTGAAAATCAACTTTAAGGGGATGGCCATTGGTGACGGGCtctgtgacccagaactg ATGCTGGGTGGTTATGGGGAGTTCCTGTATCAGACAGGAATGATAGATGAATttcaaaaacagtatgtggagAAGCAGACAGACTTAGGTGTTGAACTCatccagaagcagcagtgggtgGAGGCCTTTGAG GTTTTTGACAGCTTGTTGAATGGTGACGTGAACCCATATCCCTCCTTCTTTCAAAATGCTACAGGTTGCACCAACTACTACAACTACATGACATGTCAG GAACCTGAAGACCAGGAGTACTTCTCCCGGTTCGTGACCCTGCCAGGGGTGAGACGTGCCATCCATGTGGGCAATCTAACGTTCCACGACGGCTCAGAGGTGGAGAAGCACCTCGTACAGGATGTCATGAAGAGCATCAAACCATGGCTGGGGGTGCTGATGGAGAACTACAGG GTCTTGATCTACAGCGGTCAGCTGGATGTAATCGTGGCGGCTCCTTTGACTGAGAGGTTCCTGCCGACAGTCAACTGGACCGGGGCTGCAGAGTACAAAACCGCCACTCGCTTCCACTGGAAGGTACAGCCAACCGACACAGAAGTGGCAGGTTATGTCAGACAAGTTGGAGAGTTTTACCAG GTCATAATCCGAGGAGGAGGCCACATTCTGCCTTACGACCAGCCAGCAAGGTCCTTTGATATGATTGACAGATTCTTGTCAACAAAGGGCTGGATATGA